A genomic stretch from Telopea speciosissima isolate NSW1024214 ecotype Mountain lineage chromosome 7, Tspe_v1, whole genome shotgun sequence includes:
- the LOC122669968 gene encoding omega-3 fatty acid desaturase, chloroplastic-like isoform X2, whose protein sequence is MGLNGGNTVNEVGNEDDFDPGAPPPFRIADIRAAIPKHCWVKDPWRSMSYVLRDVVVVFGLAAAAAHLNNWVVWPLYWLAQGTMFWAIFVLGHDCGHGSFSNNLRLNSVVGHLLHSSILVPYHGWRISHRTHHQNHGHVENDESWHPLSEEMYKGLDDSTKKMRFTVPYPLLAYPFYLWSRSPGKEGSHVNPDSDLFAPNERKDVLTSTLRWSAMVALLVGLCFVFGPVQMLKLYGFPYWIFVMWLDFVTYLHHHGHEQKLPWYGGKEWSYLRGGLTTIDRDYGLVNNIHHDIWTHVIHHLFPQIPHYHLIEATEAAKPVLGKYYRQPKKSGPLPFHLIGNLIKSMKEDHFVSDLGDVL, encoded by the exons ATGGGTTTGAATGGTGGGAATACGGTTAATGAGGTCGGCAACGAAGACGATTTCGATCCAGGTGCTCCACCTCCTTTTCGTATAGCCGACATTCGTGCCGCCATACCCAAACATTGCTGGGTTAAGGATCCATGGCGCTCAATGAGCTACGTCCTTAGAGATGTGGTTGTGGTCTTTGGCTTGGCTGCTGCTGCCGCTCACTTGAACAATTGGGTTGTCTGGCCTCTCTACTGGCTTGCCCAGGGAACCATGTTCTGGGCTATATTCGTTCTTGGCCATGACTG CGGCCATGGAAGCTTTTCCAACAACCTTCGGCTAAATAGTGTGGTTGGgcatcttctccattcttcaatCCTTGTACCTTACCATGGATG GAGAATTAGCCACAGGACACATCATCAGAACCATGGGCATGTCGAGAATGACGAATCGTGGCACCCA TTGTCCGAGGAGATGTACAAGGGGTTGGATGACAGTACCAAAAAGATGAGGTTTACAGTGCCCTACCCTTTGTTGGCATATCCATTCTATCTA TGGTCTAGAAGTCCTGGAAAGGAAGGATCCCATGTCAATCCGGACAGTGATCTCTTTGCTCCCAACGAAAGGAAGGATGTGCTCACCTCCACCTTGCGCTGGTCAGCAATGGTGGCATTGCTTGTGGGATTGTGCTTTGTATTTGGACCAGTTCAAATGCTTAAGCTCTATGGGTTTCCCTACTGG ATTTTTGTCATGTGGctggattttgtgacctacttGCATCACCATGGCCATGAGCAAAAGCTTCCTT GGTATGG TGGGAAG GAATGGAGTTACTTAAGGGGAGGTCTAACTACTATTGATCGTGATTATGGATTGGTTAACAATATCCACCATGATATTTGGACCCATGTGATACATCACCTCTTCCCACAAATACCACATTATCACTTAATTGAAGCA ACTGAAGCAGCTAAGCCTGTTCTTGGGAAGTACTACCGGCAACCAAAGAAATCTGGCCCTCTACCATTTCACTTGATTGGAAATCTAATAAAAAGCATGAAAGAAGACCACTTTGTTAGCGATTTAGGGGATGTTTTATAG
- the LOC122669968 gene encoding omega-3 fatty acid desaturase, chloroplastic-like isoform X1, translating into MVSWVLSECGLRPLPRVFPRFRTGYFSNDVHKIFSMPECNGGAVVRPKYLSRLPICLSGSFRGRDWGLEVSAPLKVPSIDEENEVAAVNMGLNGGNTVNEVGNEDDFDPGAPPPFRIADIRAAIPKHCWVKDPWRSMSYVLRDVVVVFGLAAAAAHLNNWVVWPLYWLAQGTMFWAIFVLGHDCGHGSFSNNLRLNSVVGHLLHSSILVPYHGWRISHRTHHQNHGHVENDESWHPLSEEMYKGLDDSTKKMRFTVPYPLLAYPFYLWSRSPGKEGSHVNPDSDLFAPNERKDVLTSTLRWSAMVALLVGLCFVFGPVQMLKLYGFPYWIFVMWLDFVTYLHHHGHEQKLPWYGGKEWSYLRGGLTTIDRDYGLVNNIHHDIWTHVIHHLFPQIPHYHLIEATEAAKPVLGKYYRQPKKSGPLPFHLIGNLIKSMKEDHFVSDLGDVL; encoded by the exons ATGGTGAGCTGGGTTTTGTCAGAATGTGGTCTAAGACCTCTTCCTCGCGTATTCCCTCGATTCAGAACTGGATACTTCTCTAACGACGTCCACAAGATATTTAGTATGCCCGAATGTAATGGCGGAGCTGTTGTTCGACCAAAGTATCTCAGTCGCCTTCCGATCTGCCTTTCAGGTAGTTTCAGAGGGAGAGATTGGGGACTCGAGGTGAGCGCTCCATTGAAGGTCCCATCCATTGATGAAGAGAACGAAGTCGCAGCAGTCAATATGGGTTTGAATGGTGGGAATACGGTTAATGAGGTCGGCAACGAAGACGATTTCGATCCAGGTGCTCCACCTCCTTTTCGTATAGCCGACATTCGTGCCGCCATACCCAAACATTGCTGGGTTAAGGATCCATGGCGCTCAATGAGCTACGTCCTTAGAGATGTGGTTGTGGTCTTTGGCTTGGCTGCTGCTGCCGCTCACTTGAACAATTGGGTTGTCTGGCCTCTCTACTGGCTTGCCCAGGGAACCATGTTCTGGGCTATATTCGTTCTTGGCCATGACTG CGGCCATGGAAGCTTTTCCAACAACCTTCGGCTAAATAGTGTGGTTGGgcatcttctccattcttcaatCCTTGTACCTTACCATGGATG GAGAATTAGCCACAGGACACATCATCAGAACCATGGGCATGTCGAGAATGACGAATCGTGGCACCCA TTGTCCGAGGAGATGTACAAGGGGTTGGATGACAGTACCAAAAAGATGAGGTTTACAGTGCCCTACCCTTTGTTGGCATATCCATTCTATCTA TGGTCTAGAAGTCCTGGAAAGGAAGGATCCCATGTCAATCCGGACAGTGATCTCTTTGCTCCCAACGAAAGGAAGGATGTGCTCACCTCCACCTTGCGCTGGTCAGCAATGGTGGCATTGCTTGTGGGATTGTGCTTTGTATTTGGACCAGTTCAAATGCTTAAGCTCTATGGGTTTCCCTACTGG ATTTTTGTCATGTGGctggattttgtgacctacttGCATCACCATGGCCATGAGCAAAAGCTTCCTT GGTATGG TGGGAAG GAATGGAGTTACTTAAGGGGAGGTCTAACTACTATTGATCGTGATTATGGATTGGTTAACAATATCCACCATGATATTTGGACCCATGTGATACATCACCTCTTCCCACAAATACCACATTATCACTTAATTGAAGCA ACTGAAGCAGCTAAGCCTGTTCTTGGGAAGTACTACCGGCAACCAAAGAAATCTGGCCCTCTACCATTTCACTTGATTGGAAATCTAATAAAAAGCATGAAAGAAGACCACTTTGTTAGCGATTTAGGGGATGTTTTATAG